gggggaaggtcgtaacaggtgtggcccttaaggatagataaagcggagcaacaccactgttagccagagttcttctggtgcagctccggctcgctactgaatgctctcaggttttgttgtcgacaataaaactctgctgcttttaagttgacttctactgcttttttatttgactgaatttttggacttttggacaccaccaacgaatgtgttgtgtagtgtatatgaaaaaagacgctaacaggcaagctaattcagaggaacaaacttcactctttcttattcaggtaccagtcacagtcactctcttcttcatggggtacatcgagtgacactgccacccactggcataatatatattgcaggcacacgtatatactacgaaaagtttacggcattacgtcaccaactcaaatttcttctgattttaatttgtagtaatgagtaacgaagatggttaggagaaatgtcttGGAGTAAAagcacacattttacttaggaaatatagtggagtaaaagtgaaagttgtcagaaataaaaataacaaagtaaaggacagatatgtgaaatttctacttaagtagaaatgtaaagaagtatttgtacttcgttacattacaacactgggtaaggtcagctcaggtgctgttggatgggcgctgctgactacttccaacactgtggttttctcaaccccagagcgtggcggattctcttccagagtgaagtcttctttggtttctcagggagaacactggagagagacttctcctcagtgacatcatccttactctctccattgagctcccgactggaaacatcagcttcatgacagtggcagaccacattgtaagaagctttgagcttcatcagctcttcttggagaaccttcttctcctggagctcagtgttgaacttctcctggttggtagtctgattttgacagacctcatgataagaatctctgagcttcatcagctctgcttggagaacgttcttttcctgcttctcctcctggagctcagtgtagaacttctcctggttggtagtctgattcagacagacctcatgataagaagctctgagcttcatcagctcttcttgaagcgcattattctcatcctgaagcagatcgctggtttgagtctccttgtccatggagtcaatcttttggctgtgagcttgcctttcctccatctctgtcaccacaagctcaaccctgctcaaatcccttttcaaaagggccaccttctccttcagagccacattgtcctcttccagagccttcaccttgttgctttgtacagccagtttgccattgtgggctttagagtgagctgtcattttctccttctcccgaatcagaagctcatcgttctgtttgagcttctcttccagagccttcagcttgttgctctgtacagcaagttcagccagtttaccattgtgggctttagagtgagctgtcattttctccttctcccgaatcagaagctcatcgttctgtttgagcttctcttccagagccttcaccttgttgctctgtacagcaagttcagccagtttaccattgtgggctttagagtgagctgtcattttctccttctccctaatcagaagctcatccttctgtttgagcttctcttccagagccttcaccttgttgctctgtacagccagttcagccagtttaccattgtgggctttagagtgagctgtcattttctccttctccctcatcagaagctcatcgttctgtttgagcttctcttccagagccttcaccttgttgctctgtacagccaattcagccagtttgccagtgtaggctttagagtgagctgtcattttctcctgctccctcatcagaatctcatcgttctgtttgagcttctcttccagagccttcaccttgttgctctgtacagccagttcagccagtttgccattgtgggctttagagtgagctgtcattttctccttctccctcatcagaagctcatcgttctctttgagcttctcttccagagccttcaccttgttgctctgtacagccagttcagccaggacaccaatgtgggctttagagcgagctgtcattttctcctgctcccttatcagaagctcatcattcagtttgagcttctctttcagagccttaatctcagactgcattgttccacatgtctgaaaaatggaaacatggaattcattattaaaagacctgaacctgaacatacatttctaaaaaaaaaaaattcttaccaggatgtccattttggtaaagggggatttgtagttatgagagcagtgtcttttTGATGaacttttactgaacaaatcagcggttgtctccgtaggcaggattgttgtcttcactaatgaggactgtggtcttctcagttgacggtctgttattttcacaagctaataacttgaagcaagggaacttgttatttatgtttggtagttcagaggaccaaagaaatatcctttaatgtctagagtttttggttctttgattggatttgataaggatttgcaggccagcaatccctttgatggatggcccctcatcaatcatcaaagaagattttaagaagcaaccgtttccatggcaatttttataactgcacaacatggcggcccctgggggtttatcaggttgacttctatatgatgcacatcactgcggagcatacacaaatcctgagctaggcggctactatacacatgttgcactgatagctacagtgatccctgtctgagactgaggttagtctctagaccaaatgaagaaaatcaatcaaggatttcacatccattagataatgtgtgataatcttgagggaataaatgaaatatgctatgaagtgttaaattaagtatgtagatatgtacataagcatcaacaaaatataagtctatgtgtcagtaagcacatagtgtgaaatcttaacagcacaagcattataaaataaatgtagtaggatgaaaataaaataatgaaaatggaaaacactgtagagcagctgtagtcaactactttaccatcaccggaaagtgggtacatttttgcaaactaatttttgcattgtgtgtcactgagagcatggggaattgtgcatttctgcagcatgtttggattcgtgtttgtaaaaaatgtgtgtgtgtgtttgtgtgtcaggaaagtgtggaccttgatgctggctggtttctaaaactgatgcgaaataattgagaggatgtatatttacatgttgatctatgtgattttagtgtgtgagagctatcgatgcacaacacaggcactgacattctgtgattaagcattgtattgttgtgtgttgttcatgtgttcaatgtgatttgacactgcaaataaaggtttcatattttaatttcattcatagattcatggctattgagcagtgctttgtgagtgttggtcgaatactgtcactggcataaaatattaatgaaaatgcatattattaatatttgtatgtgtgtatattaaatcaatacaattgtcaatgcttctgcatatgtgtttgactgtttccatttaacttaatttactatgttccacttaatactgggctaaaaggatttttttatgtaatatttatgtctttgttattcacattagtcatccaatcattactgatttgatgatatagagctcaatctgaatgcagacaattatttcttcaatgcaaaatatattttaaaaatcttgcctccatttgtttacatatgataatgaacaaaaataataaccaacagatttgacacatctcacacaattcattgaccctcagcatccagcccttcatcagccgtgagtgtggcacattaagtcattctttgtcgtatattgtcatcaataatttaataataatttatctcagactccctctccggaatcgaaccctgaatccctgttacctgtggtcattgtaggcacaaaaagtaccattgaaagttgatagggcagacattcgaatgagacgtcgccaccacgagggccagcgatcagttcgaggtcatctagtgtcaccaaagcagccggggcaccacgggtctgataaatgcacacgtccccgaaggtcagcgcccgttggggaagcggagagcgggcggggagtggagtttggttgggggggtgggattttgcggaagttattttgcaaaaggggtaagaactcatacatcgcctggtacactggcgctgacaagtagaaaaattttgcttaattttgcctttatacaccaaattaaagattagactctcctcttcccaacaatatcagctttccaccctagcacaaactggctgctagtaatcagacatttagtgtggtccatttcaggcagctttcggagctggggcagaagtcaaacttctttcacttacaatgtttgaacactgctgctaatgtgtttaaacatgtttaggcatgtgcaggaatgtgtttaattagttgtaacttcataaaaaaggactttatggcaagtaattacatatcgtcacaacctcactcagtctgagaatcatcatcactggtggtgcacttttcagcttgagtaaattatctgttaatctcaggcaggtctctcaatacagcaaaacaattctttacaaactacttttctatcaatggtctttttattaatgataaaatacatataagacaatcaatgcacaggaaaaaagttttttagatttttcgtacaacatccataacacaaaacaatcccttgtcaaaacatccggacatggacatacttaaacatctactgacaaaaaaatgtaaatagacagaataataataataataataaaaaataaaaaaattacaaccacgcttggaaagataaaagattaataaatttaataactgaaaaaagcacagcacagacaccaccaaaaaaaggtgaaatacatgaaaaatagatacataaataaaatagataataaacatttaaaaaatttaaaaataaaaaaaataaaaggggggggggctactcaaaaattattgttgaaggtttttcataaaataccaagaaggggcgccatactctgtagaatttgttttctgatccccgaatagtgtatctaatcttctctagattcatgcaggatatcatgtctctgagccaatgtgaacagcaaggaggagctgggtccttccacttaagtgaaatagctcgtcgggctagtaaagaggcaaaagcaagaaagttgagcatagctttatgtaagttcaaatctggagcaatgccaaaaataccagtcaagggattgggctcaattcgatgatggaggatatctgataacggaaaaccaatgtccaaaagttacctaaagagggacatgtccaatacatgtggtagagtgaggcaggtgcgcctttacatttatcacatgtagggtcgacatcaggatacattcgcgctaatttggtttttgatatgtggattcgatgcactactttaaattgtaaaagtgcatgtcaagaacacatagaagaggagtgtatccgatcaagcaccgagtcccatgtgtcctctgtaaaggtgtaatttaggtcttgctcccaagcagttcttatagttgccactg
The genomic region above belongs to Paralichthys olivaceus isolate ysfri-2021 chromosome 24, ASM2471397v2, whole genome shotgun sequence and contains:
- the LOC138407023 gene encoding golgin subfamily A member 6-like protein 22 isoform X2 → MDILTCGTMQSEIKALKEKLKLNDELLIREQEKMTARSKAHIGVLAELAVQSNKVKALEEKLKENDELLMREKEKMTAHSKAHNGKLAELAVQSNKVKALEEDNVALKEKVALLKRDLSRVELVVTEMEERQAHSQKIDSMDKETQTSDLLQDENNALQEELMKLRASYHEVCLNQTTNQEKFYTELQEEKQEKNVLQAELMKLRDSYHEVCQNQTTNQEKFNTELQEKKVLQEELMKLKASYNVVCHCHEADVSSRELNGESKDDVTEEKSLSSVLPEKPKKTSLWKRIRHALGLRKPQCWK
- the LOC138407023 gene encoding golgin subfamily A member 6-like protein 25 isoform X1, translating into MDILTCGTMQSEIKALKEKLKLNDELLIREQEKMTARSKAHIGVLAELAVQSNKVKALEEKLKENDELLMREKEKMTAHSKAHNGKLAELAVQSNKVKALEEKLKQNDELLMREKEKMTAHSKAHNGKLAELAVQSNKVKALEEKLKQKDELLIREKEKMTAHSKAHNGKLAELAVQSNKVKALEEDNVALKEKVALLKRDLSRVELVVTEMEERQAHSQKIDSMDKETQTSDLLQDENNALQEELMKLRASYHEVCLNQTTNQEKFYTELQEEKQEKNVLQAELMKLRDSYHEVCQNQTTNQEKFNTELQEKKVLQEELMKLKASYNVVCHCHEADVSSRELNGESKDDVTEEKSLSSVLPEKPKKTSLWKRIRHALGLRKPQCWK